A DNA window from Candidatus Methylomirabilota bacterium contains the following coding sequences:
- a CDS encoding pyridoxal-phosphate dependent enzyme, translating into MGVPARLPLALAPTPILRLDRFSRRLGMDLYVKRDDLTGLLESGNKIRKLEFLVGDALEQGADTLIAGGTPQSNGCRAVAAVAARLGLRARLAVQGPRSPVYDGNLLLDRLLGAEVRYCADGETVADVMTALAEDVRERGGRPYLIPESGANEIGALGYLECAVELAEQIHHGAPRFDSVVISAFTGGSQAGLLLGKQLAGLPGEIVGVPIASPPERVRQHVERTMRAAIHRYGFAIEVPKAVHLLQGDWPADRGDVADAELGLVAEVAREEGMVLDPVYTARGFRALVSTLTRDRKALGQRVCFIHTGGLYSVFPFRERLTALIDRAAEQ; encoded by the coding sequence ATGGGTGTGCCCGCTCGCCTGCCCCTGGCCCTCGCGCCCACCCCGATCCTCCGGCTCGACCGGTTCTCGCGTCGCCTCGGGATGGACCTCTATGTCAAGCGTGACGACCTGACCGGTCTGCTCGAGTCCGGCAACAAGATCCGCAAGCTCGAGTTCCTGGTGGGTGACGCGCTGGAGCAGGGCGCCGACACCCTGATCGCGGGCGGCACGCCGCAATCCAACGGCTGCCGGGCCGTGGCCGCGGTGGCCGCGCGGCTCGGCCTGCGCGCCCGGCTCGCGGTGCAGGGGCCGCGCTCGCCGGTCTACGACGGCAACCTGCTCCTGGACCGTCTGCTCGGCGCCGAGGTGCGCTACTGCGCCGACGGAGAAACGGTGGCCGACGTGATGACCGCGCTGGCCGAGGACGTGCGCGAGCGGGGCGGACGGCCGTACCTCATTCCGGAGAGCGGCGCCAACGAGATCGGGGCGCTCGGCTATCTCGAGTGCGCGGTGGAGCTGGCCGAGCAGATTCACCACGGGGCGCCGCGCTTCGACTCGGTGGTGATCAGCGCGTTCACCGGCGGCAGCCAGGCGGGCTTGCTGCTGGGCAAGCAGCTCGCGGGCCTGCCCGGCGAGATCGTGGGCGTGCCCATCGCGTCACCGCCCGAGCGGGTGCGCCAGCACGTCGAGCGCACGATGCGTGCGGCCATCCACCGCTACGGCTTCGCCATCGAGGTGCCGAAGGCGGTGCATCTGCTCCAGGGCGATTGGCCGGCCGACCGCGGCGACGTGGCCGACGCCGAGCTCGGCCTGGTCGCGGAGGTCGCGCGCGAGGAAGGCATGGTGCTGGACCCGGTGTACACCGCGCGGGGCTTTCGCGCGCTGGTCTCGACCCTCACGCGCGATCGGAAGGCGCTGGGTCAGCGGGTGTGCTTCATCCACACGGGAGGGCTCTACAGCGTGTTTCCGTTCCGAGAGCGGCTGACCGCTCTGATCGATCGGGCGGCCGAACAATAA
- the rpsU gene encoding 30S ribosomal protein S21, producing MRIEVHDNQVESALKTMKKLMLKDGLFKEMKKRAYYEKPSVKRKRKQAEARKKRRKAMKRAEADD from the coding sequence ATGCGCATCGAGGTGCACGACAACCAGGTCGAGTCTGCGCTCAAAACCATGAAGAAGCTCATGTTGAAGGATGGGCTCTTCAAGGAGATGAAGAAGCGGGCGTATTACGAGAAGCCGTCCGTCAAGCGGAAGCGCAAGCAGGCCGAGGCGCGCAAGAAGCGCCGCAAGGCCATGAAGCGCGCCGAGGCGGACGACTGA
- a CDS encoding MFS transporter, with the protein MAESLASQRLWLAFTTMLLVAGLTNTFPVFLPALLAEFGGSRGATASAASLLWVGGAVLSPVAGYLVARWNPRWLVSLGLAAVAIGMILGSLAPTLPLFLAALGGLGGIGLGLTGMTTHAALIADAYVRRRGLATGIAFGGSMAAYALAPPAQWVITHWGWRQAFWCYAAIVLCVIPWALRSHPTRLQSVSAWGAARPGEAAVTVSSIVRSLGFWSLLVMFTTPPLFGYLATTQHALYFTARGFTVAQASMLLAIGGILAGCGRALAGLVADRFGGPTAGFLSFSCSLVGMLCLLGMEVRPLWALAAGYVFFLFLPLGSRASIVTVLLGRLAPPAHYGVIFGLLGIGNNLGAALGPWLSGILFDRTGSYVAIYVCAIAIALTGLSALAVFTLSTRGARALP; encoded by the coding sequence GTGGCGGAGTCCCTCGCCAGCCAGCGGTTGTGGCTTGCCTTCACGACCATGCTCCTGGTGGCCGGACTCACCAATACCTTCCCGGTGTTCCTACCCGCCCTGCTCGCCGAGTTCGGCGGCTCGCGCGGGGCCACCGCGTCCGCCGCCTCGCTGCTCTGGGTGGGAGGCGCGGTGCTGAGCCCGGTCGCCGGCTACCTGGTGGCCCGCTGGAATCCCCGCTGGCTGGTGAGCCTCGGCCTCGCCGCCGTCGCCATCGGGATGATCCTGGGCAGCCTGGCTCCGACGCTGCCGTTGTTCCTCGCCGCACTGGGCGGCCTCGGCGGCATCGGCCTCGGCCTGACCGGCATGACGACCCACGCCGCCCTCATCGCCGATGCGTACGTGAGGCGCCGCGGGCTCGCCACCGGGATCGCCTTCGGCGGCTCGATGGCCGCCTACGCCCTGGCCCCGCCCGCGCAGTGGGTGATCACCCACTGGGGCTGGCGGCAGGCGTTCTGGTGCTACGCAGCCATCGTCCTGTGCGTGATTCCCTGGGCGCTTCGGAGCCACCCCACGCGCCTGCAGTCGGTGTCCGCCTGGGGCGCGGCGCGGCCCGGTGAGGCGGCCGTCACCGTCTCGAGCATCGTCCGCTCGCTCGGCTTCTGGAGCCTGCTCGTGATGTTCACGACGCCGCCGCTATTCGGCTATCTCGCGACGACGCAGCACGCGCTCTACTTCACCGCGCGTGGATTCACCGTCGCCCAGGCTTCGATGCTGCTGGCCATCGGCGGCATCCTGGCCGGGTGCGGGCGGGCGCTCGCCGGTCTCGTGGCGGATCGCTTCGGTGGCCCGACCGCGGGATTCCTCTCGTTCTCCTGCTCGCTGGTGGGGATGCTCTGCCTGCTCGGCATGGAGGTGCGGCCGCTCTGGGCCCTCGCCGCGGGCTACGTGTTCTTCCTCTTCCTGCCGCTGGGCTCGCGCGCCAGCATCGTGACCGTGCTGCTGGGCCGCCTCGCGCCGCCGGCCCACTACGGCGTCATCTTCGGCCTGCTCGGCATCGGCAACAACCTGGGCGCCGCGCTCGGCCCCTGGCTGTCAGGGATCCTGTTCGACCGCACGGGCTCCTACGTGGCCATCTACGTCTGCGCGATCGCCATCGCGCTCACCGGGCTGTCGGCGCTGGCGGTGTTCACGCTGTCGACGCGCGGCGCGCGCGCATTGCCGTGA